A part of Dermacentor variabilis isolate Ectoservices chromosome 10, ASM5094787v1, whole genome shotgun sequence genomic DNA contains:
- the mRpL28 gene encoding mitochondrial ribosomal protein L28, whose amino-acid sequence MSAGKKFVPIFERFPAHYRRFLEDMKRKPAPVHYKPPAEKFVRHPVMQNIIRTEERPIPVAYPRECQEGIWGGEGIVPGYAPNSVGYYVKFFTPELRRVILYSEILDKYMRVTVTERTMILINEHFGFDLYILKTPVQDLHSQLALDLRRKMLLALARKDLYPDNPEKQKEILEKYKEFIVSEEEADWFGLTLWKAERKLMDYEDALPKPKPLKYQFLNDFLEELKLKEAEKKQQEATAGQQESWVSRLNPFKRSPSSDTSSQSSS is encoded by the exons ATGTCTGCTGGAAAGAAATTTGTGCCAATATTCGAGCGATTTCCTGCGCATTATCGCCGATTTCTCGAAGATATGAAGAGAAAGCCTGCCCCCGTGCACTACAAACCTCCGGCGGAGAAATTCGTCAGGCACCCTGTAATGCAAAACAT CATTCGGACTGAAGAAAGACCAATTCCTGTGGCATATCCAAGAGAGTGCCAAGAAGGCATCTGGGGCGGAGAAGGCATCGTGCCTGGCTATGCTCCCAACAGCGTAGGTTACTATGTCAAGTTCTTTACTCCAGAACTGCGCCGGGTCATCCTCTACAGCGAGATCCTGGACAAGTACATGCGTGTCACGGTCACTGAGAGAACGATGATCCTCATCAATGAACACTTTGGCTTCGACTTGTACATCTTGAAG acGCCAGTACAAGACCTGCACTCCCAGCTTGCACTTGATCTAAGACGGAAAATGTTGCTGGCTTTGGCAAGGAAAGACTTGTACCCTGACAACCCTGAGAAGCAGAAAGAAATTCTGGAGAAGTACAAGGAGTTCATTGTATCA GAGGAAGAAGCAGACTGGTTTGGCCTGACACTGTGGAAAGCTGAGAGGAAGCTCATGGACTACGAGGACGCCCTCCCAAAGCCGAAGCCACTCAAGTATCAATTCCTGAACGACTTCTTGGAGGAGCTGAAGT TGAAAGAAGCAGAGAAGAAACAGCAGGAGGCGACAGC TGGTCAGCAAGAAAGCTGGGTCTCGAGACTTAACCCATTTAAGCGGTCGCCGTCATCAGACACAAGCTCGCAGTCATCATCATAA
- the LOC142560157 gene encoding ubiquitin carboxyl-terminal hydrolase MINDY-2-like isoform X2 — translation MEQPSTQQQLAAVGGAGAGAEAAPVTENSDTASLAQAPAACRTETTTSCTSPSIEQPPQSVYQIKWVRWNNQKTPIVTQNENGPCPLIAIINVLTLKGLIKLPHTLDVVTVEQLMEHLGDCILSSIPKDIPESAQLNYEQNMHDAIAILPKLQTGLDVNVRFTGVKDFEYTPECIVFDLLRIPLYHGWLLDPECPEILAAVGNCSYNQLVERIIINKSSTKPELVTEALLAEAFLERTASQLTYHGLCELNSTLTEDELCVLFRNNHFITLHKRKDRLYQLVTDQGFLNEPDVVWESLINVEGDGQFADSDFVVNPPKPRCLTTEQQIDRDEELAKQLQEEEHHRALSRPPARSASGSAQDAVESTVRQRQNNSSPPSKKDCTIL, via the exons ATGGAACAGCCAAGTACACAGCAGCAGCTTGCAGCTGTTGGAGGAGCTGGAGCAggtgcagaagcagcaccggTCACCGAGAACAGCGACACAGCTTCACTGGCACAGGCACCAGCGGCTTGCCGGACCGAGACAACAACCTCATGTACCAGTCCAAGCATTGAGCAGCCACCGCAGTCGGTGTATCAGATCAAGTGGGTTCGGTGGAACAACCAGAAGACACCTATCGTCACACAG AACGAGAATGGGCCCTGTCCCCTGATTGCCATCATCAACGTTCTCACGCTGAAGGGTCTCATCAAGCTTCCGCACACGCTCGACGTTGTGACTGTTGAACAGCTGATGGAGCATCTAGGGGACTGCATACTGTCGTCTATACCGAAG GACATTCCGGAAAGTGCGCAGCTAAATTATGAACAAAACATGCACGATGCCATCGCCATCCTGCCAAAGCTGCAAACAGGGTTGGATGTGAACGTTCGGTTTACGGG TGTAAAAGACTTTGAGTACACGCCTGAGTGCATCGTGTTCGACCTGTTGCGAATTCCTCTCTATCATGGTTGGCTCCTGGACCCTGAGTGCCCGGAAATCCTTGCAGCTGTCGGCAACTGCAGCTACAACCAGCTCGTAGAAAGGATAATCATCAACAAGTCCTCTACAAAGCCAGAGCTGGTCACTGAAG CGCTGTTAGCTGAAGCATTCTTGGAGCGAACAGCGTCGCAGCTGACCTATCACGGCCTGTGCGAGTTGAACTCTACGCTCACAGAAGACGAACTGTGCGTTCTTTTTCGAAATAACCACTTTATCACATTGCACAAGCGAAAG GACCGCCTGTACCAGCTGGTCACGGACCAGGGCTTCCTGAACGAGCCTGACGTAGTCTGGGAGTCGTTAATCAACGTCGAGGGTGACGGCCAGTTTGCAGATTCCGATTTCGTCGTCAACCCGCCTAAGCCACGATGCCTCACCACCGAGCAGCAAATCGATCGGGA CGAGGAGCTTGCAAAGCAGCTTCAGGAAGAAGAGCACCACAGGGCATTGTCACGACCCCCCGCACGGAGTGCATCAGGATCAGCGCAGGACGCTGTCGAATCAACAGTGCGGCAAAGGCAGAATAACAGCAGCCCACCGTCCAAGAAAGAC tgTACAATCCTGTAG
- the LOC142560157 gene encoding ubiquitin carboxyl-terminal hydrolase MINDY-2-like isoform X1 — protein MEQPSTQQQLAAVGGAGAGAEAAPVTENSDTASLAQAPAACRTETTTSCTSPSIEQPPQSVYQIKWVRWNNQKTPIVTQNENGPCPLIAIINVLTLKGLIKLPHTLDVVTVEQLMEHLGDCILSSIPKDIPESAQLNYEQNMHDAIAILPKLQTGLDVNVRFTGVKDFEYTPECIVFDLLRIPLYHGWLLDPECPEILAAVGNCSYNQLVERIIINKSSTKPELVTEALLAEAFLERTASQLTYHGLCELNSTLTEDELCVLFRNNHFITLHKRKDRLYQLVTDQGFLNEPDVVWESLINVEGDGQFADSDFVVNPPKPRCLTTEQQIDRDYLVALSLHHEQVHHERTKNDTLQSFVRPVEPLNHDAIRADEELAKQLQEEEHHRALSRPPARSASGSAQDAVESTVRQRQNNSSPPSKKDCTIL, from the exons ATGGAACAGCCAAGTACACAGCAGCAGCTTGCAGCTGTTGGAGGAGCTGGAGCAggtgcagaagcagcaccggTCACCGAGAACAGCGACACAGCTTCACTGGCACAGGCACCAGCGGCTTGCCGGACCGAGACAACAACCTCATGTACCAGTCCAAGCATTGAGCAGCCACCGCAGTCGGTGTATCAGATCAAGTGGGTTCGGTGGAACAACCAGAAGACACCTATCGTCACACAG AACGAGAATGGGCCCTGTCCCCTGATTGCCATCATCAACGTTCTCACGCTGAAGGGTCTCATCAAGCTTCCGCACACGCTCGACGTTGTGACTGTTGAACAGCTGATGGAGCATCTAGGGGACTGCATACTGTCGTCTATACCGAAG GACATTCCGGAAAGTGCGCAGCTAAATTATGAACAAAACATGCACGATGCCATCGCCATCCTGCCAAAGCTGCAAACAGGGTTGGATGTGAACGTTCGGTTTACGGG TGTAAAAGACTTTGAGTACACGCCTGAGTGCATCGTGTTCGACCTGTTGCGAATTCCTCTCTATCATGGTTGGCTCCTGGACCCTGAGTGCCCGGAAATCCTTGCAGCTGTCGGCAACTGCAGCTACAACCAGCTCGTAGAAAGGATAATCATCAACAAGTCCTCTACAAAGCCAGAGCTGGTCACTGAAG CGCTGTTAGCTGAAGCATTCTTGGAGCGAACAGCGTCGCAGCTGACCTATCACGGCCTGTGCGAGTTGAACTCTACGCTCACAGAAGACGAACTGTGCGTTCTTTTTCGAAATAACCACTTTATCACATTGCACAAGCGAAAG GACCGCCTGTACCAGCTGGTCACGGACCAGGGCTTCCTGAACGAGCCTGACGTAGTCTGGGAGTCGTTAATCAACGTCGAGGGTGACGGCCAGTTTGCAGATTCCGATTTCGTCGTCAACCCGCCTAAGCCACGATGCCTCACCACCGAGCAGCAAATCGATCGGGA CTACCTGGTTGCCTTAAGCTTGCACCACGAGCAAGTGCACCATGAGCGAACGAAAAACGACACTCTGCAGTCCTTCGTCCGGCCAGTCGAGCCGCTCAACCACGACGCCATCCGCGCAGA CGAGGAGCTTGCAAAGCAGCTTCAGGAAGAAGAGCACCACAGGGCATTGTCACGACCCCCCGCACGGAGTGCATCAGGATCAGCGCAGGACGCTGTCGAATCAACAGTGCGGCAAAGGCAGAATAACAGCAGCCCACCGTCCAAGAAAGAC tgTACAATCCTGTAG